The proteins below are encoded in one region of Doryrhamphus excisus isolate RoL2022-K1 chromosome 4, RoL_Dexc_1.0, whole genome shotgun sequence:
- the agtpbp1 gene encoding cytosolic carboxypeptidase 1 isoform X2 — MNKPKMASEKGVPSTSKVQILLAQLEKMTGDSMVRDPETSRQITSKLLHLIQTQEKTGKEVMSKGTSGMEVILSSLESTRDAQTILNILCILSELLTLGKGRRVGVFVSKGGTGVLLRILISTSKEFHPSEELMLQLHSLLAKVGPKDRKLGVKARLSGALNITINLIKKNLQNVKLLLPCLQVLRVYSANMVNAISLGKSGAIEIMFKILAPYSKKNTSLLKVAVDALAALLKSKTNARRAVEARCVSTLLTLYMDWHRNDTWHRHTAIRKGLLGCLRNITNTKLGRKSFTEADGMRILYNSSSECLTVRTLDPLVNTSSLIMRKCFPKNRLPLPTIKSAFHYQLDHALASGPVAQLYSQPPGGRTNAHLCIEPLKKVDDVVDDSDDNEDTEADTENDTENEEDEKDCRSLNDDIEKDINKLHPQKSPTRPFEELRVYERFFVELSEDFQDYTFDCSTTSSSSLARTPRTVLVPTGQALSTNDVTTQTSSVLCPAPKDPHYSAPAPLPSPALQLDSLRFSKERNKREEVAQDLSHALECVALKSEESLNLDKQKGSPISIQKVAHSPLLLEGIAIRCLAGGGGGSDCGSEGAEDEGAVLEVPDTAQLLPLHDLDLYVDMVKGTHSVPQYTEVAYPDYFGHVAPTFREPLLERLYGVQRSKIFQDIERLIHPNDILDKIVYDLDIASCPVIESDGESLKFNSQFESGNLRKAIQIRKYEYDLVLNSDINSNHHHQWFYFEVSGMRVGATYRFNIINCEKSNSQFNYGMQVLMYSVQEAISGRPRWVRTGADICYYKNHFARSSIATGGQKGKSYYTMTFSSSFSHKDDVCYFAYHYPYTYSSLKMHLSKLEAMRTPEIYLRQDVLCETLGGNSCPLLTITAMPESNSSDHVCQFRNRPLIFLSARVHPGETNASWVMKGTLEFLMSASPLAASLREAYIFKIVPMLNPDGVVNGNHRCSLSGEDLNRQWQNPNAELHPTIYHTKSLLQYLAHTQRAPLVFCDYHGHSRKKNVFMYGCSLKETIWQSSISAASSELHEDLGYRALPKILSQIAPAFSMASCSFVVERSKESTARVVVWREIGVQRSYTMESTVCGCDQGKYKGFQIGTRELEEMGAQFCVALLRLKRMTGLHNHQHLLDLESDLIGTQPKVVSCPTTYVMDEDEPSFLEAVDYSAESNDEDGEADNEAGAGSREIPEIPDLRPERPSDPESGHGAWKCGPVASQ; from the exons ATGAACAAACCTAAAATGGCCTCAGAGAAGGG TGTTCCCAGTACCTCCAAAGTGCAGATACTACTGGCCCAACTGGAGAAGATGACCGGCGACTCTATGGTGAGAGATCCCGAAACGAGCCGGCAGATCACGTCCAAGCTTCTTCATCTCATACAGACACAAG AGAAGACTGGAAAGGAGGTGATGTCCAAAGGCACCAGCGGCATGGAGGTCATCCTGTCTTCACTAGAG AGCACCAGGGACGCCCAGACCATCTTGAACATCCTGTGCATACTCAGTGAGCTCCTGACCTTGG GCAAAGGGCGCCGGGTGGGAGTGTTTGTCTCCAAAGGTGGAACGGGAGTCTTGCTGCGCATTCTAATCAGCACCAGTAAAGAGTTTCACCCCAGCGAGGAGCTGATGCTGCAGCTTCACTCCCTGCTGGCTAAGGTGGGCCCGAAAG ACAGGAAGTTGGGCGTGAAGGCGCGTCTCAGCGGCGCTCTGAACATCACCATCAACTTGATCAAGAAGAACCTCCAAAACGTTAAACTGCTTCTACCGTGTTTGCAGGTTCTCAGGGTTTACTCTGCCAACA TGGTTAACGCCATATCGCTGGGCAAAAGCGGAGCGATCGAGATCATGTTCAAGATTTTGGCGCCGTACAGCAAGAAGAACACCAGCCTTCTCAA GGTCGCTGTGGATGCACTGGCCGCGCTGCTCAAATCTA AAACCAACGCTCGCCGCGCGGTGGAGGCACGCTGCGTGTCCACCCTGCTGACACTCTACATGGACTGGCACCGCAACGACACGTGGCATCGTCACACGGCCATCCGTAAAGGCCTGCTGGGCTGCTTGCGCAACATCACCAACACCAAACTAGGCAGGAAGTCCTTCACCGAAGCCGACGGCATGCGTATCCTCTACAACTCGTCCAGT GAGTGTCTCACAGTTCGAACCCTGGATCCTCTGGTGAACACGTCGAGTCTCATCATGAGGAAGTGCTTCCCTAAGAACCGCTTGCCTCTTCCCACCATCAAGTCCGCTTTCCATTACCAGCTGGACCATGCGTTGGCTTCAGGGCCCGTGGCGCAGTTATACAGCCAGCCTCCAGGGG GAAGAACAAATGCTCACCTCTGCATCGAGCCCTTAAAGAAGG TGGACGACGTGGTGGACGACAGCGACGACAACGAGGACACGGAGGCAGACACGGAAAACGACACGGAGAACGAGGAGGACGAGAAGGATTGTCGCTCTTTG AATGACGATATCGAGAAGGACATAAACAAGCTTCATCCTCAAAAGAGCCCAACCCGACCTTTTGAAGAGTTAAGAGTCTACGAAAGGTTTTTCGTGGAGCTGTCGGAGGACTTCCAG GATTATACCTTTGATTGCTCCACCACATCTTCATCATCGTTAGCCCGAACCCCTCGGACAGTCCTCGTGCCCACAGGTCAGGCGCTCTCCACGAATGACGTGACCACGCAGACCTCTTCGGTCCTCTGCCCCGCTCCCAAAGACCCCCATTACTCTGCCCCGGCTCCTCTTCCTTCTCCGGCTCTACAGCTGGACTCGCTGCGTTTCAGCAAGGAGCGAAACAAAAGAGAGGAGGTGGCGCAGGATCTCTCACACGCGCTTGAATGCGTCGCCCTTAAAAGCGAGGAGTCTTTAAACCTGGACAAGCAGAAGGGATCTCCTATCAGCATACAGAAAGTCGCTCATTCTCCTCTGCTTTTGGAGGGCATCGCTATTCGCTGTTTggcaggagggggaggggggtcagaCTGTGGGTCGGAGGGCGCAGAGGATGAAGGAGCTGTGCTGGAGGTACCCGACACGGCCCAGCTCCTCCCGCTGCACGACCTGGACCTTTACGTGGACATGGTGAAGGGGACTCATTCTGTACCTCAGTACACTGAAGTGGCCTACCCAGACTACTTTGGACACGTGGCCCCCACGTTTAGGGAGCCCCTCCTGGAGAGACTTTACGGCGTACAGAG GTCTAAGATATTCCAGGATATCGAGAGGTTGATTCACCCAAACGACATCTTGGATAAAATAGTTTATGACCTCGACATTGCcag TTGTCCCGTCATCGAAAGCGACGGCGAGTCGTTGAAATTCAACTCCCAGTTCGAGTCCGGCAACCTCAGGAAGGCCATTCAAATCAGGAA GTACGAGTACGACCTGGTGCTGAATTCGGACATCAACAGCAACCATCACCACCAGTGGTTCTACTTCGAGGTGAGCGGCATGCGCGTGGGAGCCACGTATCGCTTCAACATCATCAACTGTGAGAAGTCCAACAGTCAGTTCAACTACG GTATGCAGGTGTTGATGTACTCCGTTCAGGAAGCCATCAGCGGGCGGCCTCGCTGGGTCAGGACAGGAGCGGACATCTGTTACTACAA GAATCATTTTGCCAGAAGTTCCATTGCGACAGGCGGTCAGAAAGGGAAGTCCTACTACACCATGACCTTCAGCTCCAGCTTCAGCCATAAGGATGATGTCTGCTACTTTGCCTACCACTACCCGTACACCTACTCGTCTCTTAAG ATGCACCTGTCGAAGCTGGAGGCCATGAGGACTCCCGAGATCTACCTGAGACAGGACGTCCTGTGCGAGACGCTGGGGGGGAACAGCTGTCCGCTCCTCACCATCACCGCCATGCCGGAGTCCAACTCCAGTGATCATGTCTGCCAGTTTA GAAATCGTCCTTTGATCTTCCTGTCGGCCCGAGTGCACCCGGGAGAAACCAACGCCAGCTGGGTGATGAAGGGCACGCTGGAGTTCCTGATGAGCGCCAGCCCGCTAGCGGCCAGCCTGAGAGAAGCCTACATCTTCAAGATAGTCCCCATGCTCAACCCCGACGGAGTCGTCAACGGAAA TCATCGCTGTTCTCTGAGCGGGGAAGACTTGAACCGCCAATGGCAGAACCCCAACGCCGAGCTCCACCCAACCATCTACCACACCAAGAGCCTGCTGCAGTACCTCGCACACACGCAAAGAGCACCGCTG GTGTTCTGCGACTACCACGGCCATTCCAGAAAGAAGAACGTCTTCATGTACGGCTGCAGTCTAAAGGAAACAATCTGGCAATCTAGCATCAGCGCAGCATCCAGTGAATTGCACGAGGACCTGGGATACAGG GCGCTTCCAAAGATCCTCTCCCAGATCGCTCCGGCCTTCAGCATGGCCAGCTGCAGCTTTGTGGTGGAACGCTCCAAAGAGTCGACGGCCCGCGTGGTTGTGTGGCGGGAAATCGGAGTCCAGCGCAGCTACACCATGGAGAGCACCGTCTGTGGATGTGACCAGGGAAAATATAAG GGTTTTCAGATTGGCACCAGGGAGCTGGAGGAGATGGGGGCCCAGTTCTGCGTGGCCCTGCTGAGGCTGAAGAGAATGACGGGCCTCCATAACCACCAACATCTGCTGGACCTGGAGAGCGACCTCATCGGGACGCAGCCCAAAGTGGTCAG
- the agtpbp1 gene encoding cytosolic carboxypeptidase 1 isoform X3, protein MNKPKMASEKGVPSTSKVQILLAQLEKMTGDSMVRDPETSRQITSKLLHLIQTQEKTGKEVMSKGTSGMEVILSSLESTRDAQTILNILCILSELLTLGKGRRVGVFVSKGGTGVLLRILISTSKEFHPSEELMLQLHSLLAKVGPKDRKLGVKARLSGALNITINLIKKNLQNVKLLLPCLQVLRVYSANMVNAISLGKSGAIEIMFKILAPYSKKNTSLLKVAVDALAALLKSKTNARRAVEARCVSTLLTLYMDWHRNDTWHRHTAIRKGLLGCLRNITNTKLGRKSFTEADGMRILYNSSSECLTVRTLDPLVNTSSLIMRKCFPKNRLPLPTIKSAFHYQLDHALASGPVAQLYSQPPGVDDVVDDSDDNEDTEADTENDTENEEDEKDCRSLNDDIEKDINKLHPQKSPTRPFEELRVYERFFVELSEDFQDYTFDCSTTSSSSLARTPRTVLVPTGQALSTNDVTTQTSSVLCPAPKDPHYSAPAPLPSPALQLDSLRFSKERNKREEVAQDLSHALECVALKSEESLNLDKQKGSPISIQKVAHSPLLLEGIAIRCLAGGGGGSDCGSEGAEDEGAVLEVPDTAQLLPLHDLDLYVDMVKGTHSVPQYTEVAYPDYFGHVAPTFREPLLERLYGVQRSKIFQDIERLIHPNDILDKIVYDLDIASCPVIESDGESLKFNSQFESGNLRKAIQIRKYEYDLVLNSDINSNHHHQWFYFEVSGMRVGATYRFNIINCEKSNSQFNYGMQVLMYSVQEAISGRPRWVRTGADICYYKNHFARSSIATGGQKGKSYYTMTFSSSFSHKDDVCYFAYHYPYTYSSLKMHLSKLEAMRTPEIYLRQDVLCETLGGNSCPLLTITAMPESNSSDHVCQFRNRPLIFLSARVHPGETNASWVMKGTLEFLMSASPLAASLREAYIFKIVPMLNPDGVVNGNHRCSLSGEDLNRQWQNPNAELHPTIYHTKSLLQYLAHTQRAPLVFCDYHGHSRKKNVFMYGCSLKETIWQSSISAASSELHEDLGYRALPKILSQIAPAFSMASCSFVVERSKESTARVVVWREIGVQRSYTMESTVCGCDQGKYKGFQIGTRELEEMGAQFCVALLRLKRMTGLHNHQHLLDLESDLIGTQPKVVSSCPTTYVMDEDEPSFLEAVDYSAESNDEDGEADNEAGAGSREIPEIPDLRPERPSDPESGHGAWKCGPVASQ, encoded by the exons ATGAACAAACCTAAAATGGCCTCAGAGAAGGG TGTTCCCAGTACCTCCAAAGTGCAGATACTACTGGCCCAACTGGAGAAGATGACCGGCGACTCTATGGTGAGAGATCCCGAAACGAGCCGGCAGATCACGTCCAAGCTTCTTCATCTCATACAGACACAAG AGAAGACTGGAAAGGAGGTGATGTCCAAAGGCACCAGCGGCATGGAGGTCATCCTGTCTTCACTAGAG AGCACCAGGGACGCCCAGACCATCTTGAACATCCTGTGCATACTCAGTGAGCTCCTGACCTTGG GCAAAGGGCGCCGGGTGGGAGTGTTTGTCTCCAAAGGTGGAACGGGAGTCTTGCTGCGCATTCTAATCAGCACCAGTAAAGAGTTTCACCCCAGCGAGGAGCTGATGCTGCAGCTTCACTCCCTGCTGGCTAAGGTGGGCCCGAAAG ACAGGAAGTTGGGCGTGAAGGCGCGTCTCAGCGGCGCTCTGAACATCACCATCAACTTGATCAAGAAGAACCTCCAAAACGTTAAACTGCTTCTACCGTGTTTGCAGGTTCTCAGGGTTTACTCTGCCAACA TGGTTAACGCCATATCGCTGGGCAAAAGCGGAGCGATCGAGATCATGTTCAAGATTTTGGCGCCGTACAGCAAGAAGAACACCAGCCTTCTCAA GGTCGCTGTGGATGCACTGGCCGCGCTGCTCAAATCTA AAACCAACGCTCGCCGCGCGGTGGAGGCACGCTGCGTGTCCACCCTGCTGACACTCTACATGGACTGGCACCGCAACGACACGTGGCATCGTCACACGGCCATCCGTAAAGGCCTGCTGGGCTGCTTGCGCAACATCACCAACACCAAACTAGGCAGGAAGTCCTTCACCGAAGCCGACGGCATGCGTATCCTCTACAACTCGTCCAGT GAGTGTCTCACAGTTCGAACCCTGGATCCTCTGGTGAACACGTCGAGTCTCATCATGAGGAAGTGCTTCCCTAAGAACCGCTTGCCTCTTCCCACCATCAAGTCCGCTTTCCATTACCAGCTGGACCATGCGTTGGCTTCAGGGCCCGTGGCGCAGTTATACAGCCAGCCTCCAGGGG TGGACGACGTGGTGGACGACAGCGACGACAACGAGGACACGGAGGCAGACACGGAAAACGACACGGAGAACGAGGAGGACGAGAAGGATTGTCGCTCTTTG AATGACGATATCGAGAAGGACATAAACAAGCTTCATCCTCAAAAGAGCCCAACCCGACCTTTTGAAGAGTTAAGAGTCTACGAAAGGTTTTTCGTGGAGCTGTCGGAGGACTTCCAG GATTATACCTTTGATTGCTCCACCACATCTTCATCATCGTTAGCCCGAACCCCTCGGACAGTCCTCGTGCCCACAGGTCAGGCGCTCTCCACGAATGACGTGACCACGCAGACCTCTTCGGTCCTCTGCCCCGCTCCCAAAGACCCCCATTACTCTGCCCCGGCTCCTCTTCCTTCTCCGGCTCTACAGCTGGACTCGCTGCGTTTCAGCAAGGAGCGAAACAAAAGAGAGGAGGTGGCGCAGGATCTCTCACACGCGCTTGAATGCGTCGCCCTTAAAAGCGAGGAGTCTTTAAACCTGGACAAGCAGAAGGGATCTCCTATCAGCATACAGAAAGTCGCTCATTCTCCTCTGCTTTTGGAGGGCATCGCTATTCGCTGTTTggcaggagggggaggggggtcagaCTGTGGGTCGGAGGGCGCAGAGGATGAAGGAGCTGTGCTGGAGGTACCCGACACGGCCCAGCTCCTCCCGCTGCACGACCTGGACCTTTACGTGGACATGGTGAAGGGGACTCATTCTGTACCTCAGTACACTGAAGTGGCCTACCCAGACTACTTTGGACACGTGGCCCCCACGTTTAGGGAGCCCCTCCTGGAGAGACTTTACGGCGTACAGAG GTCTAAGATATTCCAGGATATCGAGAGGTTGATTCACCCAAACGACATCTTGGATAAAATAGTTTATGACCTCGACATTGCcag TTGTCCCGTCATCGAAAGCGACGGCGAGTCGTTGAAATTCAACTCCCAGTTCGAGTCCGGCAACCTCAGGAAGGCCATTCAAATCAGGAA GTACGAGTACGACCTGGTGCTGAATTCGGACATCAACAGCAACCATCACCACCAGTGGTTCTACTTCGAGGTGAGCGGCATGCGCGTGGGAGCCACGTATCGCTTCAACATCATCAACTGTGAGAAGTCCAACAGTCAGTTCAACTACG GTATGCAGGTGTTGATGTACTCCGTTCAGGAAGCCATCAGCGGGCGGCCTCGCTGGGTCAGGACAGGAGCGGACATCTGTTACTACAA GAATCATTTTGCCAGAAGTTCCATTGCGACAGGCGGTCAGAAAGGGAAGTCCTACTACACCATGACCTTCAGCTCCAGCTTCAGCCATAAGGATGATGTCTGCTACTTTGCCTACCACTACCCGTACACCTACTCGTCTCTTAAG ATGCACCTGTCGAAGCTGGAGGCCATGAGGACTCCCGAGATCTACCTGAGACAGGACGTCCTGTGCGAGACGCTGGGGGGGAACAGCTGTCCGCTCCTCACCATCACCGCCATGCCGGAGTCCAACTCCAGTGATCATGTCTGCCAGTTTA GAAATCGTCCTTTGATCTTCCTGTCGGCCCGAGTGCACCCGGGAGAAACCAACGCCAGCTGGGTGATGAAGGGCACGCTGGAGTTCCTGATGAGCGCCAGCCCGCTAGCGGCCAGCCTGAGAGAAGCCTACATCTTCAAGATAGTCCCCATGCTCAACCCCGACGGAGTCGTCAACGGAAA TCATCGCTGTTCTCTGAGCGGGGAAGACTTGAACCGCCAATGGCAGAACCCCAACGCCGAGCTCCACCCAACCATCTACCACACCAAGAGCCTGCTGCAGTACCTCGCACACACGCAAAGAGCACCGCTG GTGTTCTGCGACTACCACGGCCATTCCAGAAAGAAGAACGTCTTCATGTACGGCTGCAGTCTAAAGGAAACAATCTGGCAATCTAGCATCAGCGCAGCATCCAGTGAATTGCACGAGGACCTGGGATACAGG GCGCTTCCAAAGATCCTCTCCCAGATCGCTCCGGCCTTCAGCATGGCCAGCTGCAGCTTTGTGGTGGAACGCTCCAAAGAGTCGACGGCCCGCGTGGTTGTGTGGCGGGAAATCGGAGTCCAGCGCAGCTACACCATGGAGAGCACCGTCTGTGGATGTGACCAGGGAAAATATAAG GGTTTTCAGATTGGCACCAGGGAGCTGGAGGAGATGGGGGCCCAGTTCTGCGTGGCCCTGCTGAGGCTGAAGAGAATGACGGGCCTCCATAACCACCAACATCTGCTGGACCTGGAGAGCGACCTCATCGGGACGCAGCCCAAAGTGGTCAG
- the agtpbp1 gene encoding cytosolic carboxypeptidase 1 isoform X4 has product MNKPKMASEKGVPSTSKVQILLAQLEKMTGDSMVRDPETSRQITSKLLHLIQTQEKTGKEVMSKGTSGMEVILSSLESTRDAQTILNILCILSELLTLGKGRRVGVFVSKGGTGVLLRILISTSKEFHPSEELMLQLHSLLAKVGPKDRKLGVKARLSGALNITINLIKKNLQNVKLLLPCLQVLRVYSANMVNAISLGKSGAIEIMFKILAPYSKKNTSLLKVAVDALAALLKSKTNARRAVEARCVSTLLTLYMDWHRNDTWHRHTAIRKGLLGCLRNITNTKLGRKSFTEADGMRILYNSSSECLTVRTLDPLVNTSSLIMRKCFPKNRLPLPTIKSAFHYQLDHALASGPVAQLYSQPPGVDDVVDDSDDNEDTEADTENDTENEEDEKDCRSLNDDIEKDINKLHPQKSPTRPFEELRVYERFFVELSEDFQDYTFDCSTTSSSSLARTPRTVLVPTGQALSTNDVTTQTSSVLCPAPKDPHYSAPAPLPSPALQLDSLRFSKERNKREEVAQDLSHALECVALKSEESLNLDKQKGSPISIQKVAHSPLLLEGIAIRCLAGGGGGSDCGSEGAEDEGAVLEVPDTAQLLPLHDLDLYVDMVKGTHSVPQYTEVAYPDYFGHVAPTFREPLLERLYGVQRSKIFQDIERLIHPNDILDKIVYDLDIASCPVIESDGESLKFNSQFESGNLRKAIQIRKYEYDLVLNSDINSNHHHQWFYFEVSGMRVGATYRFNIINCEKSNSQFNYGMQVLMYSVQEAISGRPRWVRTGADICYYKNHFARSSIATGGQKGKSYYTMTFSSSFSHKDDVCYFAYHYPYTYSSLKMHLSKLEAMRTPEIYLRQDVLCETLGGNSCPLLTITAMPESNSSDHVCQFRNRPLIFLSARVHPGETNASWVMKGTLEFLMSASPLAASLREAYIFKIVPMLNPDGVVNGNHRCSLSGEDLNRQWQNPNAELHPTIYHTKSLLQYLAHTQRAPLVFCDYHGHSRKKNVFMYGCSLKETIWQSSISAASSELHEDLGYRALPKILSQIAPAFSMASCSFVVERSKESTARVVVWREIGVQRSYTMESTVCGCDQGKYKGFQIGTRELEEMGAQFCVALLRLKRMTGLHNHQHLLDLESDLIGTQPKVVSCPTTYVMDEDEPSFLEAVDYSAESNDEDGEADNEAGAGSREIPEIPDLRPERPSDPESGHGAWKCGPVASQ; this is encoded by the exons ATGAACAAACCTAAAATGGCCTCAGAGAAGGG TGTTCCCAGTACCTCCAAAGTGCAGATACTACTGGCCCAACTGGAGAAGATGACCGGCGACTCTATGGTGAGAGATCCCGAAACGAGCCGGCAGATCACGTCCAAGCTTCTTCATCTCATACAGACACAAG AGAAGACTGGAAAGGAGGTGATGTCCAAAGGCACCAGCGGCATGGAGGTCATCCTGTCTTCACTAGAG AGCACCAGGGACGCCCAGACCATCTTGAACATCCTGTGCATACTCAGTGAGCTCCTGACCTTGG GCAAAGGGCGCCGGGTGGGAGTGTTTGTCTCCAAAGGTGGAACGGGAGTCTTGCTGCGCATTCTAATCAGCACCAGTAAAGAGTTTCACCCCAGCGAGGAGCTGATGCTGCAGCTTCACTCCCTGCTGGCTAAGGTGGGCCCGAAAG ACAGGAAGTTGGGCGTGAAGGCGCGTCTCAGCGGCGCTCTGAACATCACCATCAACTTGATCAAGAAGAACCTCCAAAACGTTAAACTGCTTCTACCGTGTTTGCAGGTTCTCAGGGTTTACTCTGCCAACA TGGTTAACGCCATATCGCTGGGCAAAAGCGGAGCGATCGAGATCATGTTCAAGATTTTGGCGCCGTACAGCAAGAAGAACACCAGCCTTCTCAA GGTCGCTGTGGATGCACTGGCCGCGCTGCTCAAATCTA AAACCAACGCTCGCCGCGCGGTGGAGGCACGCTGCGTGTCCACCCTGCTGACACTCTACATGGACTGGCACCGCAACGACACGTGGCATCGTCACACGGCCATCCGTAAAGGCCTGCTGGGCTGCTTGCGCAACATCACCAACACCAAACTAGGCAGGAAGTCCTTCACCGAAGCCGACGGCATGCGTATCCTCTACAACTCGTCCAGT GAGTGTCTCACAGTTCGAACCCTGGATCCTCTGGTGAACACGTCGAGTCTCATCATGAGGAAGTGCTTCCCTAAGAACCGCTTGCCTCTTCCCACCATCAAGTCCGCTTTCCATTACCAGCTGGACCATGCGTTGGCTTCAGGGCCCGTGGCGCAGTTATACAGCCAGCCTCCAGGGG TGGACGACGTGGTGGACGACAGCGACGACAACGAGGACACGGAGGCAGACACGGAAAACGACACGGAGAACGAGGAGGACGAGAAGGATTGTCGCTCTTTG AATGACGATATCGAGAAGGACATAAACAAGCTTCATCCTCAAAAGAGCCCAACCCGACCTTTTGAAGAGTTAAGAGTCTACGAAAGGTTTTTCGTGGAGCTGTCGGAGGACTTCCAG GATTATACCTTTGATTGCTCCACCACATCTTCATCATCGTTAGCCCGAACCCCTCGGACAGTCCTCGTGCCCACAGGTCAGGCGCTCTCCACGAATGACGTGACCACGCAGACCTCTTCGGTCCTCTGCCCCGCTCCCAAAGACCCCCATTACTCTGCCCCGGCTCCTCTTCCTTCTCCGGCTCTACAGCTGGACTCGCTGCGTTTCAGCAAGGAGCGAAACAAAAGAGAGGAGGTGGCGCAGGATCTCTCACACGCGCTTGAATGCGTCGCCCTTAAAAGCGAGGAGTCTTTAAACCTGGACAAGCAGAAGGGATCTCCTATCAGCATACAGAAAGTCGCTCATTCTCCTCTGCTTTTGGAGGGCATCGCTATTCGCTGTTTggcaggagggggaggggggtcagaCTGTGGGTCGGAGGGCGCAGAGGATGAAGGAGCTGTGCTGGAGGTACCCGACACGGCCCAGCTCCTCCCGCTGCACGACCTGGACCTTTACGTGGACATGGTGAAGGGGACTCATTCTGTACCTCAGTACACTGAAGTGGCCTACCCAGACTACTTTGGACACGTGGCCCCCACGTTTAGGGAGCCCCTCCTGGAGAGACTTTACGGCGTACAGAG GTCTAAGATATTCCAGGATATCGAGAGGTTGATTCACCCAAACGACATCTTGGATAAAATAGTTTATGACCTCGACATTGCcag TTGTCCCGTCATCGAAAGCGACGGCGAGTCGTTGAAATTCAACTCCCAGTTCGAGTCCGGCAACCTCAGGAAGGCCATTCAAATCAGGAA GTACGAGTACGACCTGGTGCTGAATTCGGACATCAACAGCAACCATCACCACCAGTGGTTCTACTTCGAGGTGAGCGGCATGCGCGTGGGAGCCACGTATCGCTTCAACATCATCAACTGTGAGAAGTCCAACAGTCAGTTCAACTACG GTATGCAGGTGTTGATGTACTCCGTTCAGGAAGCCATCAGCGGGCGGCCTCGCTGGGTCAGGACAGGAGCGGACATCTGTTACTACAA GAATCATTTTGCCAGAAGTTCCATTGCGACAGGCGGTCAGAAAGGGAAGTCCTACTACACCATGACCTTCAGCTCCAGCTTCAGCCATAAGGATGATGTCTGCTACTTTGCCTACCACTACCCGTACACCTACTCGTCTCTTAAG ATGCACCTGTCGAAGCTGGAGGCCATGAGGACTCCCGAGATCTACCTGAGACAGGACGTCCTGTGCGAGACGCTGGGGGGGAACAGCTGTCCGCTCCTCACCATCACCGCCATGCCGGAGTCCAACTCCAGTGATCATGTCTGCCAGTTTA GAAATCGTCCTTTGATCTTCCTGTCGGCCCGAGTGCACCCGGGAGAAACCAACGCCAGCTGGGTGATGAAGGGCACGCTGGAGTTCCTGATGAGCGCCAGCCCGCTAGCGGCCAGCCTGAGAGAAGCCTACATCTTCAAGATAGTCCCCATGCTCAACCCCGACGGAGTCGTCAACGGAAA TCATCGCTGTTCTCTGAGCGGGGAAGACTTGAACCGCCAATGGCAGAACCCCAACGCCGAGCTCCACCCAACCATCTACCACACCAAGAGCCTGCTGCAGTACCTCGCACACACGCAAAGAGCACCGCTG GTGTTCTGCGACTACCACGGCCATTCCAGAAAGAAGAACGTCTTCATGTACGGCTGCAGTCTAAAGGAAACAATCTGGCAATCTAGCATCAGCGCAGCATCCAGTGAATTGCACGAGGACCTGGGATACAGG GCGCTTCCAAAGATCCTCTCCCAGATCGCTCCGGCCTTCAGCATGGCCAGCTGCAGCTTTGTGGTGGAACGCTCCAAAGAGTCGACGGCCCGCGTGGTTGTGTGGCGGGAAATCGGAGTCCAGCGCAGCTACACCATGGAGAGCACCGTCTGTGGATGTGACCAGGGAAAATATAAG GGTTTTCAGATTGGCACCAGGGAGCTGGAGGAGATGGGGGCCCAGTTCTGCGTGGCCCTGCTGAGGCTGAAGAGAATGACGGGCCTCCATAACCACCAACATCTGCTGGACCTGGAGAGCGACCTCATCGGGACGCAGCCCAAAGTGGTCAG